One region of Populus trichocarpa isolate Nisqually-1 chromosome 4, P.trichocarpa_v4.1, whole genome shotgun sequence genomic DNA includes:
- the LOC18098404 gene encoding ceramide kinase isoform X3: MEINREDYKSDPKVVESGNVGEATSSASSSVLKSALLLENVGDVVLTLNSDGLSLEFLGTSYNDGSITSGIKPVQKFVNEIRFSDVYGVEFINYGLINASRQSKAERCFQGRASHGSEMYRFTVHSFQKSRGQPCLWVLAVYSFGHKDLQTCQTWVDRINASLNLEMGRPKNLLVFINPMSGKASGRRTWEMVAPIFSRAKVKTKVIVTERAGHAFDVMASAANNELKSYNGVIAVGGDGFFNEILNGFLLSRHKAPRPPSPSDIVHSDQSSGNGLFHNPNERVTEATCQNEDHSPLLSNSVYNGTRQANFRTEDGTCNIGQDFEFPLPGEQFRFGIIPAGSTDAIVMCTTGTRDPITSALNIVLGKKVCLDIAQVVRWKTTTASDIEPYVRYAASFAGYGFYGDVIAESEKYRWMGPKRYDYAGTKVFLRHSSYEAEVAYIETESEKTNPTVEKGQLFSGLRKRQGPKKSERVVCRTNCGVCNTKSDYMSKRSPCSTPYSSSGETRWLRSKGTLPSLQREEDSPSILNLWNITRRQLLRLLLLASRVSGIWMVSSSKHTSFLHKYFEALLACLHPALKFSRTPFR; encoded by the exons ATGGAGATAAACAGAGAAGATTATAAATCAGACCCGAAAGTTGTGGAGTCAGGTAATGTCGGAGAAGCAACATCATCAGCATCGTCATCGGTTTTGAAGTCGGCCCTTTTGTTAGAAAATGTTGGGGATGTAGTTCTCACTCTCAATTCTGATGGGCTGTCTTTGGAATTTCTTGGTACCTCGTATAAT GACGGATCAATAACTTCTGGAATTAAACCTGTTCAAAAATTTGTAAATGAGATCAGATTTTCTGATGTGTATGGTGTGGAGTTCATAAACTATGGTTTAATTAATGCTTCACGTCAATCCAAAGCTGAACGGTGTTTTCAGGGTCGTGCCTCTCATGGATCTgag ATGTATCGCTTTACAGTGCACAGCTTCCAAAAGTCTCGAGGCCAGCCTTGTCTTTGGGTCCTTGCCGTGTACAGTTTTGGTCACAAGGATTTGCAGACATGTCAGACATGGGTTGATCGAATTAACGCTTCTCTGAACTTAGAAATGGGGAGACCAAAGAATCTTCTG GTTTTCATTAATCCAATGAGTGGCAAAGCCAGTGGACGTAGAACCTGGGAAATGGTGGCTCCCATATTCTCGCGTGCTAAAGTAAAAACAAAG GTGATTGTGACAGAGAGGGCAGGACATGCATTTGATGTGATGGCATCTGCTGCAAACAACGAACTTAAATCATATAATGGTGTTATAGCTGTT GGTGGTGATGGTTTCTTCAATGAAATCCTCAATGGGTTTCTTTTATCTAGACATAAAGCTCCTCGGCCACCATCCCCTTCAGATATTGTTCATTCTGATCAGAGTAGTGGCAATGGTTTGTTTCACAATCCAAATGAGAGAGTTACTGAAGCTACTTGTCAAAATGAAGACCATTCTCCCCTTTTATCAAATTCAGTTTATAATGGAACGAGACAAGCCAATTTCA GAACAGAAGATGGTACTTGCAACATAG GTCAAGATTTTGAGTTTCCCCTTCCAGGTGAACAGTTTAGATTTGGAATCATTCCTGCTGGCTCAACCGATGCTATTGTGATGTG TACAACTGGAACTCGAGATCCTATAACATCTGCATTGAACATTGTCCTTGGAAAAAAGGTGTGCCTCGATATAGCTCAAGTTGTGAGATGGAAAACAACAACGGCGTCTGATATCGAACCTTATGTACGCTATGCAGCTTCTTTTGCTGG GTATGGGTTTTATGGAGATGTCATTGCTGAAAGTGAAAAATATCGCTGGATGGGCCCCAAACGTTATGATTACGCTGGAACAAAAGTGTTTTTGAGACACAG CTCATATGAGGCAGAAGTAGCATACATAGAAACTGaatctgaaaaaacaaatccaactgTTGAGAAGGGTCAACTGTTTAGTGGGCTAAGAAAAAGGCAGGGTCCTAAAAAATCAGAAAGAGTAGTTTGCCGCACAAACTGTGGTGTCTGCAACACGAAATCAGATTATATGTCCAAGAGAAGTCCCTGTTCAACACCTTATTCATCTTCGGGTGAAACTAGATGGCTGAGATCTAAAG GCACCTTACCCAGCTTGCAAAGAGAGGAGGACAGCCCctcaattttgaatttgtggAACATCACAAG ACGCCAGCTTTTACGTTTACTTCTTTTGGCAAGCAGAGTGTCTGGAATTTGGATGGTGAGCTCTTCCAAGCACACCAGCTTTCTGCACAAGTATTTCGAGGCCTTGTTAGCTTGTTTGCATCCGGCCCTGAAGTTTAGTAGAACACCATTCAGATGA
- the LOC18098404 gene encoding ceramide kinase isoform X1 encodes MEINREDYKSDPKVVESGNVGEATSSASSSVLKSALLLENVGDVVLTLNSDGLSLEFLGTSYNDGSITSGIKPVQKFVNEIRFSDVYGVEFINYGLINASRQSKAERCFQGRASHGSEMYRFTVHSFQKSRGQPCLWVLAVYSFGHKDLQTCQTWVDRINASLNLEMGRPKNLLVFINPMSGKASGRRTWEMVAPIFSRAKVKTKVIVTERAGHAFDVMASAANNELKSYNGVIAVGGDGFFNEILNGFLLSRHKAPRPPSPSDIVHSDQSSGNGLFHNPNERVTEATCQNEDHSPLLSNSVYNGTRQANFRTEDGTCNIGQDFEFPLPGEQFRFGIIPAGSTDAIVMCTTGTRDPITSALNIVLGKKVCLDIAQVVRWKTTTASDIEPYVRYAASFAGYGFYGDVIAESEKYRWMGPKRYDYAGTKVFLRHSSYEAEVAYIETESEKTNPTVEKGQLFSGLRKRQGPKKSERVVCRTNCGVCNTKSDYMSKRSPCSTPYSSSGETRWLRSKGKFLSVGAAIISNRNERAPDGLVADAHLSDGFLHLLMIRDCPHALYLWHLTQLAKRGGQPLNFEFVEHHKTPAFTFTSFGKQSVWNLDGELFQAHQLSAQVFRGLVSLFASGPEV; translated from the exons ATGGAGATAAACAGAGAAGATTATAAATCAGACCCGAAAGTTGTGGAGTCAGGTAATGTCGGAGAAGCAACATCATCAGCATCGTCATCGGTTTTGAAGTCGGCCCTTTTGTTAGAAAATGTTGGGGATGTAGTTCTCACTCTCAATTCTGATGGGCTGTCTTTGGAATTTCTTGGTACCTCGTATAAT GACGGATCAATAACTTCTGGAATTAAACCTGTTCAAAAATTTGTAAATGAGATCAGATTTTCTGATGTGTATGGTGTGGAGTTCATAAACTATGGTTTAATTAATGCTTCACGTCAATCCAAAGCTGAACGGTGTTTTCAGGGTCGTGCCTCTCATGGATCTgag ATGTATCGCTTTACAGTGCACAGCTTCCAAAAGTCTCGAGGCCAGCCTTGTCTTTGGGTCCTTGCCGTGTACAGTTTTGGTCACAAGGATTTGCAGACATGTCAGACATGGGTTGATCGAATTAACGCTTCTCTGAACTTAGAAATGGGGAGACCAAAGAATCTTCTG GTTTTCATTAATCCAATGAGTGGCAAAGCCAGTGGACGTAGAACCTGGGAAATGGTGGCTCCCATATTCTCGCGTGCTAAAGTAAAAACAAAG GTGATTGTGACAGAGAGGGCAGGACATGCATTTGATGTGATGGCATCTGCTGCAAACAACGAACTTAAATCATATAATGGTGTTATAGCTGTT GGTGGTGATGGTTTCTTCAATGAAATCCTCAATGGGTTTCTTTTATCTAGACATAAAGCTCCTCGGCCACCATCCCCTTCAGATATTGTTCATTCTGATCAGAGTAGTGGCAATGGTTTGTTTCACAATCCAAATGAGAGAGTTACTGAAGCTACTTGTCAAAATGAAGACCATTCTCCCCTTTTATCAAATTCAGTTTATAATGGAACGAGACAAGCCAATTTCA GAACAGAAGATGGTACTTGCAACATAG GTCAAGATTTTGAGTTTCCCCTTCCAGGTGAACAGTTTAGATTTGGAATCATTCCTGCTGGCTCAACCGATGCTATTGTGATGTG TACAACTGGAACTCGAGATCCTATAACATCTGCATTGAACATTGTCCTTGGAAAAAAGGTGTGCCTCGATATAGCTCAAGTTGTGAGATGGAAAACAACAACGGCGTCTGATATCGAACCTTATGTACGCTATGCAGCTTCTTTTGCTGG GTATGGGTTTTATGGAGATGTCATTGCTGAAAGTGAAAAATATCGCTGGATGGGCCCCAAACGTTATGATTACGCTGGAACAAAAGTGTTTTTGAGACACAG CTCATATGAGGCAGAAGTAGCATACATAGAAACTGaatctgaaaaaacaaatccaactgTTGAGAAGGGTCAACTGTTTAGTGGGCTAAGAAAAAGGCAGGGTCCTAAAAAATCAGAAAGAGTAGTTTGCCGCACAAACTGTGGTGTCTGCAACACGAAATCAGATTATATGTCCAAGAGAAGTCCCTGTTCAACACCTTATTCATCTTCGGGTGAAACTAGATGGCTGAGATCTAAAGGTAAATTTCTTAGTGTTGGTGCTGCCATAATTTCCAACAGAAATGAAAGAGCACCTGATGGTTTGGTGGCCGATGCACATCTTTCAGATGGTTTTCTGCATCTTTTAATGATTAGAGACTGCCCTCACGCTTTATATTTATG GCACCTTACCCAGCTTGCAAAGAGAGGAGGACAGCCCctcaattttgaatttgtggAACATCACAAG ACGCCAGCTTTTACGTTTACTTCTTTTGGCAAGCAGAGTGTCTGGAATTTGGATGGTGAGCTCTTCCAAGCACACCAGCTTTCTGCACAAGTATTTCGAGGCCTTGTTAGCTTGTTTGCATCCGGCCCTGAAGTTTAG
- the LOC18098404 gene encoding ceramide kinase isoform X2, translating to MEINREDYKSDPKVVESGNVGEATSSASSSVLKSALLLENVGDVVLTLNSDGLSLEFLGTSYNDGSITSGIKPVQKFVNEIRFSDVYGVEFINYGLINASRQSKAERCFQGRASHGSEMYRFTVHSFQKSRGQPCLWVLAVYSFGHKDLQTCQTWVDRINASLNLEMGRPKNLLVFINPMSGKASGRRTWEMVAPIFSRAKVKTKVIVTERAGHAFDVMASAANNELKSYNGVIAVGGDGFFNEILNGFLLSRHKAPRPPSPSDIVHSDQSSGNGLFHNPNERVTEATCQNEDHSPLLSNSVYNGTRQANFRTEDGTCNIGQDFEFPLPGEQFRFGIIPAGSTDAIVMCTTGTRDPITSALNIVLGKKVCLDIAQVVRWKTTTASDIEPYVRYAASFAGYGFYGDVIAESEKYRWMGPKRYDYAGTKVFLRHSSYEAEVAYIETESEKTNPTVEKGQLFSGLRKRQGPKKSERVVCRTNCGVCNTKSDYMSKRSPCSTPYSSSGETRWLRSKDGFLHLLMIRDCPHALYLWHLTQLAKRGGQPLNFEFVEHHKTPAFTFTSFGKQSVWNLDGELFQAHQLSAQVFRGLVSLFASGPEV from the exons ATGGAGATAAACAGAGAAGATTATAAATCAGACCCGAAAGTTGTGGAGTCAGGTAATGTCGGAGAAGCAACATCATCAGCATCGTCATCGGTTTTGAAGTCGGCCCTTTTGTTAGAAAATGTTGGGGATGTAGTTCTCACTCTCAATTCTGATGGGCTGTCTTTGGAATTTCTTGGTACCTCGTATAAT GACGGATCAATAACTTCTGGAATTAAACCTGTTCAAAAATTTGTAAATGAGATCAGATTTTCTGATGTGTATGGTGTGGAGTTCATAAACTATGGTTTAATTAATGCTTCACGTCAATCCAAAGCTGAACGGTGTTTTCAGGGTCGTGCCTCTCATGGATCTgag ATGTATCGCTTTACAGTGCACAGCTTCCAAAAGTCTCGAGGCCAGCCTTGTCTTTGGGTCCTTGCCGTGTACAGTTTTGGTCACAAGGATTTGCAGACATGTCAGACATGGGTTGATCGAATTAACGCTTCTCTGAACTTAGAAATGGGGAGACCAAAGAATCTTCTG GTTTTCATTAATCCAATGAGTGGCAAAGCCAGTGGACGTAGAACCTGGGAAATGGTGGCTCCCATATTCTCGCGTGCTAAAGTAAAAACAAAG GTGATTGTGACAGAGAGGGCAGGACATGCATTTGATGTGATGGCATCTGCTGCAAACAACGAACTTAAATCATATAATGGTGTTATAGCTGTT GGTGGTGATGGTTTCTTCAATGAAATCCTCAATGGGTTTCTTTTATCTAGACATAAAGCTCCTCGGCCACCATCCCCTTCAGATATTGTTCATTCTGATCAGAGTAGTGGCAATGGTTTGTTTCACAATCCAAATGAGAGAGTTACTGAAGCTACTTGTCAAAATGAAGACCATTCTCCCCTTTTATCAAATTCAGTTTATAATGGAACGAGACAAGCCAATTTCA GAACAGAAGATGGTACTTGCAACATAG GTCAAGATTTTGAGTTTCCCCTTCCAGGTGAACAGTTTAGATTTGGAATCATTCCTGCTGGCTCAACCGATGCTATTGTGATGTG TACAACTGGAACTCGAGATCCTATAACATCTGCATTGAACATTGTCCTTGGAAAAAAGGTGTGCCTCGATATAGCTCAAGTTGTGAGATGGAAAACAACAACGGCGTCTGATATCGAACCTTATGTACGCTATGCAGCTTCTTTTGCTGG GTATGGGTTTTATGGAGATGTCATTGCTGAAAGTGAAAAATATCGCTGGATGGGCCCCAAACGTTATGATTACGCTGGAACAAAAGTGTTTTTGAGACACAG CTCATATGAGGCAGAAGTAGCATACATAGAAACTGaatctgaaaaaacaaatccaactgTTGAGAAGGGTCAACTGTTTAGTGGGCTAAGAAAAAGGCAGGGTCCTAAAAAATCAGAAAGAGTAGTTTGCCGCACAAACTGTGGTGTCTGCAACACGAAATCAGATTATATGTCCAAGAGAAGTCCCTGTTCAACACCTTATTCATCTTCGGGTGAAACTAGATGGCTGAGATCTAAAG ATGGTTTTCTGCATCTTTTAATGATTAGAGACTGCCCTCACGCTTTATATTTATG GCACCTTACCCAGCTTGCAAAGAGAGGAGGACAGCCCctcaattttgaatttgtggAACATCACAAG ACGCCAGCTTTTACGTTTACTTCTTTTGGCAAGCAGAGTGTCTGGAATTTGGATGGTGAGCTCTTCCAAGCACACCAGCTTTCTGCACAAGTATTTCGAGGCCTTGTTAGCTTGTTTGCATCCGGCCCTGAAGTTTAG
- the LOC18098405 gene encoding uncharacterized Rho GTPase-activating protein At5g61530 has protein sequence MPSAVSPQWQEKATGFFSTSGVKLKEAGQSAGTFVGEVAKDAKGNVADVAEKVGSAVKTRWAILREPSTRHAMQERLITAAATTGMFFRKGISETKDKVTVGKTKVEEVAKKTAQKSKTILTDIERWQKGVASTDVFGVPIEVTVQRQEFSKLVPHILVKCADYLILSGLNSVDLFKAEGDKKVIQQLVSLYNQDSNASLPEGLNPIDVAFLAKCYLASLPEPLTTFELYDEIKGARSSIHVMKNILKKLPAVNYMTLEFITALLLRVSQKSLLNKMDARAIATEMAPVIMWQKERKPETYRSYWNNLSRSPSKKNMDPAPTYSAWDMLSEESEDMDASSLIPLDDAMPTDFGAIDIVQCLIEQHNAIFTDANETVWR, from the exons ATGCCTTCAGCTGTCTCGCCTCAGTGGCAGGAGAAGGCTACTGGTTTCTTTTCTACCTCTG GGGTGAAGCTTAAAGAAGCTGGACAATCGGCTGGAACATTTGTCGGAGAGGTTGCAAAGGATGCCAAAGGTAATGTTGCTGATGTAGCAGAAAAGGTTGGATCAGCAGTCAAAACTCGATGGGCAATTCTTAGGGAGCCATCGACTAGGCATGCTATGCAGGAACGTCTTATAACTGCTGCTGCTACAACTGGTATGTTCTTCAGGAAGGGAATCTCAGAGACAAAGGACAAGGTTACTGTTGGGAAGACAAAAGTGGAAGAG GTGGCAAAAAAGACTGCTCAGAAAAGTAAGACAATATTGACTGACATTGAACGATGGCAAAAG GGAGTTGCAAGCACTGACG TATTTGGAGTTCCAATTGAAGTTACTGTTCAACGACAAGAATTCAGCAAGCTTGTTCCACATATATTGGTCAAATGTGCAGATTATCTCATATTATCAG GATTGAACTCAGTGGACTTGTTTAAAGCTGAAGGGGATAAAAAGGTTATTCAGCAATTAGTATCCTTGTACAACCAAG ACTCCAATGCATCATTGCCAGAGGGTCTAAATCCAATTGATGTGGCATTTCTGGCCAAATGCTATCTTGCAAGCCTTCCTGAACCCCTAACCACATTTGAACTTTATGATGAGATCAAAGGTGCCCGTTCTAGCATCCATGTAATGAAAAACATCCTGAAGAAACTTCCTGCTGTAAACTACATGACTCTGGAGTTCATCACTGCACTACTGCTCCGTGTTAGCCAGAAGTCACTTCTTAACAAG ATGGATGCCCGGGCCATTGCCACAGAAATGGCCCCTGTTATTATGTGGCAGAAAGAAAGGAAGCCAGAAACTTACAGGTCATATTGGAATAATTTGTCAAGAAGTCCTTCCAAGAAGAATATGGATCCAGCTCCTACTTACAGTGCATGGGACATGCTTTCAG AAGAAAGCGAAGACATGGATGCATCCTCACTCATTCCCCTGGATGATGCAATGCCAACGGACTTCGGTGCTATTGACATTGTTCAGTGTCTCATAGAACAGCACAATGCAATCTTTACTGATGCAAATGAGACTGTTTGGAGATGA